A portion of the Corynebacterium rouxii genome contains these proteins:
- a CDS encoding HAD-IIA family hydrolase, translated as MLIRMTVLDEYDALLFDLDGTVWEGGRALPFAVDSINQANLPLMYVTNNASRGPEAVASLLSDMGIFTQPEQVLTSAQAAIDLARKEVPVGSNVLVLGTDSFKSLAADAGYTVVASAEMKPVAVFHGHNPATGWTELSEAALAIRSGAKYYASNLDTTLPSERGLCIGNGSMVAAVVSATGVQPVAAGKPGAAMFYVAAEKLASARPLAIGDRLNTDIAGGVAAGFDTLHLLTGVSQHWALINAIESERPTLIAEDLRSLSSDRRSLMPHMQGGFNAYLQGCDILLDGGSMVSTSMEALRSVLSVAWQNAGFGGTVKPISEHAVRCMSDWR; from the coding sequence ATGCTGATACGCATGACTGTTTTGGATGAGTATGATGCCCTGTTGTTTGACTTAGACGGTACTGTCTGGGAAGGCGGTAGGGCGTTACCCTTTGCCGTTGATTCAATTAATCAAGCAAATCTTCCGCTTATGTATGTGACCAATAATGCTTCGCGTGGTCCAGAAGCAGTCGCTTCTCTGTTGTCGGATATGGGTATTTTTACTCAACCTGAACAGGTTCTTACCTCAGCTCAGGCGGCCATTGATCTAGCACGTAAAGAGGTACCTGTAGGTAGCAACGTCTTGGTGTTAGGCACTGATTCGTTTAAATCGCTGGCTGCTGACGCTGGATATACGGTTGTGGCTTCTGCAGAGATGAAGCCAGTTGCTGTCTTCCATGGTCATAACCCAGCCACCGGTTGGACTGAGTTGAGCGAGGCCGCTCTGGCAATTAGAAGTGGCGCGAAATATTACGCTTCAAATTTAGATACAACTCTTCCGAGTGAACGAGGGCTTTGTATCGGCAATGGTTCTATGGTGGCGGCTGTTGTGAGCGCAACTGGTGTTCAACCCGTTGCGGCGGGCAAACCGGGCGCCGCTATGTTTTATGTTGCCGCTGAAAAACTGGCTTCAGCGCGTCCGTTAGCTATCGGCGATCGTTTAAATACCGATATTGCTGGCGGCGTGGCTGCGGGTTTTGATACCCTGCATCTTCTTACAGGCGTATCCCAGCATTGGGCGCTCATTAATGCTATTGAATCGGAACGCCCAACTCTTATAGCAGAGGATTTACGTTCTCTTAGTTCTGATAGAAGGTCGTTAATGCCTCATATGCAGGGAGGTTTTAACGCTTATCTCCAAGGATGTGACATTCTTCTTGATGGTGGTTCGATGGTTTCGACTTCGATGGAAGCATTGAGATCAGTGTTGTCTGTTGCTTGGCAAAATGCTGGCTTTGGAGGCACCGTCAAACCAATCAGTGAGCATGCTGTTCGGTGTATGTCTGACTGGCGTTAA
- a CDS encoding TlyA family RNA methyltransferase, which produces MQPKRRLDAELVRRKIARSREQAVEMIKDGRVYVQGFIAQKPATQVTPEASIRVEDAGLDDWASRGAHKLLGALEEFKSKGLNVSGRRALDAGASTGGFTDVLLRESASEVVAVDVGYGQLIWRLQNDDRVKVLDRTNIRNLTLEITEGPCDLMVGDLSFISLKLTLPAIATCMSDGADLLPMVKPQFEVGKERLGHGGVVRDPKLRAEVTEDIALFAQQLGLSFIDAVASPLPGPSGNVEYFLWLKKDAGRSARSLQEIHEKVVEAVQKGPQ; this is translated from the coding sequence ATGCAACCTAAAAGGCGCCTCGATGCCGAGCTTGTTCGTCGTAAAATCGCACGCTCTCGCGAGCAAGCAGTAGAGATGATTAAAGATGGCCGAGTCTACGTACAGGGTTTCATTGCCCAAAAGCCAGCTACTCAAGTGACCCCAGAGGCGTCGATTCGTGTCGAGGACGCCGGTTTGGATGATTGGGCATCTCGTGGGGCTCATAAATTATTGGGTGCGCTCGAAGAGTTTAAATCTAAAGGCTTGAATGTTTCTGGACGTCGTGCGCTTGATGCAGGTGCTTCAACTGGCGGTTTCACAGATGTTTTATTACGGGAGTCTGCTTCTGAGGTCGTAGCAGTCGATGTTGGGTATGGTCAGCTAATTTGGCGGCTACAAAATGATGATCGCGTTAAGGTTTTGGACCGTACCAATATTCGAAATCTGACCTTGGAAATCACAGAAGGCCCCTGCGATTTAATGGTGGGGGATCTCTCATTTATTTCCCTCAAGCTCACGTTGCCAGCTATCGCAACTTGCATGAGTGATGGTGCGGACCTTTTACCTATGGTTAAACCTCAGTTCGAGGTAGGTAAAGAACGACTGGGTCACGGCGGGGTCGTCCGTGACCCAAAGCTTCGGGCAGAAGTTACCGAAGATATCGCATTATTTGCTCAGCAACTAGGTCTTAGCTTTATCGACGCAGTTGCGTCACCGTTACCTGGCCCATCAGGAAATGTTGAGTATTTCCTTTGGTTGAAAAAGGATGCAGGCAGGTCTGCTAGAAGCTTACAAGAGATTCATGAAAAAGTCGTGGAAGCAGTGCAGAAAGGTCCGCAGTAA
- a CDS encoding NAD kinase, whose product MTIDSLEDRRVLLVPHTGRPQNVASAALAAELLDDSGVGVRVLVPAEDTTVATHPVLGQFERVSHSPEATRSIDLVLVLGGDGTFLRAADLAHGADLPVLGINLGHVGFLAEWEKDSLDEAVRRVTKGSFRIEERMTLDVSVYDSDGAAIGRGWALNEVSIENSNRSGVLDATLEIDSRPVSSFGCDGVIVSTPTGSTAYAFSAGGPVLWPELDAILVVPNNAHALFTKPLVVSPRSSVAVESHPSAFPATAVMDGFRSISVPPGARVEVRRGAQSIKWVRLDDIPFTDRLVTKLRLPVEGWRGPKKHDSTG is encoded by the coding sequence ATGACTATTGATTCCCTTGAAGATCGCAGAGTTTTACTAGTTCCCCATACCGGAAGACCACAAAATGTTGCTTCAGCTGCATTGGCTGCTGAGCTTCTCGACGATTCAGGTGTGGGAGTTCGTGTACTCGTTCCGGCCGAAGACACGACGGTTGCAACACATCCAGTTTTGGGACAATTTGAGCGAGTTTCTCATTCTCCGGAAGCGACTCGAAGTATTGATCTAGTACTGGTATTAGGCGGTGACGGTACATTTCTGCGTGCAGCTGATCTCGCCCATGGTGCTGATCTACCAGTGTTAGGTATTAACCTAGGCCATGTTGGTTTTTTGGCCGAATGGGAGAAAGATTCTTTAGACGAAGCTGTCCGTAGAGTTACAAAAGGAAGTTTCAGAATTGAAGAGCGCATGACTCTCGATGTCAGCGTTTACGATTCAGATGGTGCTGCTATTGGTCGAGGGTGGGCTTTGAATGAAGTTAGTATCGAAAATAGCAATCGAAGTGGTGTTTTGGATGCAACATTAGAAATTGATAGTCGGCCTGTAAGCTCATTTGGGTGTGATGGCGTCATTGTTTCAACACCTACAGGCTCGACCGCTTATGCTTTTTCCGCAGGTGGTCCCGTATTGTGGCCTGAGCTAGACGCAATTTTGGTCGTTCCAAACAACGCACATGCACTATTCACCAAGCCTCTAGTAGTAAGTCCTCGGTCATCGGTGGCCGTGGAATCGCATCCTAGTGCATTTCCTGCAACTGCCGTCATGGATGGATTTCGTTCGATTTCTGTCCCGCCAGGCGCACGAGTAGAAGTCAGACGCGGTGCTCAATCGATTAAGTGGGTGCGGTTGGATGATATCCCGTTTACAGACAGACTTGTTACAAAATTGCGACTGCCTGTAGAAGGGTGGAGGGGACCGAAGAAGCATGATTCCACAGGTTAA
- the recN gene encoding DNA repair protein RecN, with protein sequence MLSDITIHDLGVIPSASLELSEGLTVLTGETGAGKTMVVTGLRLLAGGRADAQRVRSGSSQAVVEGRFLLDSIAPGSAEMARAVVSAAGGALDENGEVIVSRTVSAQGRSRAHLGGRSVPAANLVEFSKEVLTIHGQNDQLRLLNGDRQRDALDRFSSKISALMAVYSEAYRAWKNLSKNLRERQESKRELAQEVDRLEFAIREISEVDPQPGEEENLLVQITRLQDVDDLRAQAVGALSVIDGAAGVEGYATCNSGEDNAASDLIGQALSSVRVSSDPTLQGVSQQLEAVTSILMEVSAQLGGFLDDLPADPQMLDELLQRQQALKQLTRKYASDIDGVIKWKLKAEQKLESIDVSPEALDQLKKETALAERKMNDAGMALRAARIEAAAELSNAVTKELRGLAMPKAMFSVVVNPTEPQPSGFDEVEFCLAPNKTTDPRPLASSASGGELSRVMLALEVILSAGQHGNTLVFDEVDAGVGGRAAVEIGRRLARLAQNNQVIVVTHLPQVAAYADTHLHVAKDVGDSTVSSGVENLSEQRRVEELARMLAGLEDTDTGRAHARELFDKAQEENRALRVQR encoded by the coding sequence ATGCTTTCAGATATCACCATTCACGACCTTGGGGTTATTCCGAGTGCGTCACTTGAGCTGAGTGAGGGGCTTACCGTTTTGACCGGTGAGACAGGTGCCGGTAAAACGATGGTTGTTACAGGATTGCGACTGTTGGCAGGTGGCCGTGCCGATGCTCAACGTGTTCGAAGTGGTAGCAGCCAAGCTGTTGTAGAAGGGCGTTTTTTGCTGGATTCTATTGCCCCCGGTTCAGCCGAAATGGCACGCGCGGTGGTATCCGCGGCAGGAGGCGCTCTGGATGAAAATGGTGAGGTTATAGTTTCCCGCACGGTGAGTGCGCAAGGCCGCTCTCGGGCTCACCTTGGAGGTCGATCCGTTCCTGCAGCGAATCTAGTGGAGTTTTCGAAAGAAGTTCTCACAATTCATGGTCAAAATGACCAGCTTCGGCTGCTTAATGGGGATCGCCAGCGAGATGCTCTGGATCGTTTTTCCTCAAAGATTAGTGCTTTGATGGCAGTTTATTCCGAAGCGTATAGGGCGTGGAAAAATCTCTCGAAGAACCTCCGAGAACGTCAAGAATCGAAACGAGAACTTGCACAAGAAGTTGATCGCCTAGAGTTTGCTATTCGAGAGATTAGTGAGGTCGATCCGCAACCAGGTGAAGAAGAAAATCTTCTTGTTCAAATCACACGACTACAGGATGTAGATGATCTTCGAGCGCAGGCTGTAGGGGCGCTTTCTGTAATTGATGGTGCTGCAGGGGTTGAAGGATATGCTACGTGTAACTCTGGTGAGGATAATGCGGCTTCTGATCTTATTGGTCAAGCACTATCAAGTGTCAGAGTAAGTAGTGATCCAACACTACAAGGTGTTTCGCAACAGCTAGAAGCCGTTACATCAATTTTGATGGAAGTTTCCGCGCAATTAGGTGGATTCCTGGATGATTTACCAGCGGACCCTCAAATGTTAGATGAATTGCTTCAACGGCAGCAGGCACTTAAACAGCTAACGCGTAAGTATGCTTCCGATATCGATGGAGTTATAAAATGGAAGCTTAAAGCTGAGCAAAAACTGGAGTCGATTGATGTTTCACCTGAAGCTCTTGATCAGCTCAAAAAAGAAACAGCTCTCGCAGAGCGAAAAATGAATGATGCCGGTATGGCTTTGCGTGCAGCTCGTATCGAAGCTGCGGCGGAACTTAGTAATGCAGTTACGAAAGAGCTGCGGGGATTGGCTATGCCTAAGGCCATGTTTTCCGTTGTTGTGAATCCAACGGAACCACAACCTTCTGGATTCGATGAAGTTGAGTTTTGCTTAGCGCCAAATAAAACTACTGATCCTCGGCCATTGGCTTCGTCTGCATCAGGAGGCGAGCTGTCTCGTGTCATGCTTGCTTTGGAAGTTATTCTCTCGGCCGGACAACACGGGAATACACTTGTATTCGATGAGGTGGATGCAGGAGTTGGCGGGCGTGCTGCAGTAGAAATAGGGCGTCGATTAGCCCGTCTTGCCCAGAATAATCAAGTCATCGTTGTCACGCATTTGCCGCAAGTGGCGGCTTATGCAGATACCCATCTGCATGTAGCAAAAGACGTTGGTGACTCAACTGTGTCTTCAGGCGTAGAAAATTTATCGGAACAACGCCGAGTTGAAGAACTTGCCCGTATGCTCGCGGGTCTTGAGGATACTGATACCGGTCGGGCGCACGCCAGGGAGCTTTTTGACAAAGCTCAAGAGGAAAATCGTGCGCTTCGCGTTCAACGGTAG
- the steA gene encoding putative cytokinetic ring protein SteA, whose amino-acid sequence MLTMSLFNRSADLPGIHAVTRDCSSLNRGLKRLKSGEIAVVDAPDITRSIAQQLIDAKPLAVVNSGQFSTGAIPNFGPQMLLDAGIMLIDSVGQDVWTSLKDGKKARVTEDGQIFYGEKLVASGTVITAEHAEVIFVEAQGSLIDRMEAYFGNTIQFIHAEAPLLIDGLGVPDRGGILRGRKVLVVSPGSGHRTQLKGLRNFIREYEPVLIGVDAAADTIVELGYKPDFIVGDPSMIGSDALRSGAQVVLPADPDGHALGLERIQDLGVGAVTFPSSVDSSTNLALLLADYHGAELVVNAGSPFDLDLIFADSETASPATLLTRSKLGSRLVDATAITDLYTVRSSTGLAWLWAILGILVAAAVIIAIAGTSGDGSFSQNLIDTWNNFALTVQSWFK is encoded by the coding sequence ATGCTCACCATGAGTCTGTTCAACCGTTCTGCGGATCTTCCCGGTATTCATGCAGTGACGCGCGATTGTTCATCGCTTAATCGAGGTCTTAAAAGGCTGAAAAGCGGAGAGATCGCAGTCGTTGACGCACCCGACATAACTCGATCCATTGCACAGCAGTTGATCGATGCCAAGCCTCTTGCAGTAGTCAATAGTGGGCAATTCTCCACAGGGGCGATTCCTAATTTCGGTCCACAAATGCTACTCGATGCGGGCATCATGCTGATTGATTCAGTTGGGCAGGATGTGTGGACGAGTCTTAAAGATGGAAAGAAAGCCCGTGTAACGGAAGACGGTCAGATTTTCTATGGCGAAAAACTCGTCGCTTCTGGAACAGTAATCACTGCAGAACATGCTGAAGTTATATTCGTAGAGGCTCAAGGGTCCTTAATTGACCGAATGGAAGCCTATTTTGGTAATACCATCCAGTTTATTCATGCTGAGGCTCCATTGCTCATCGATGGACTTGGCGTACCTGATCGCGGTGGGATACTCCGCGGGCGCAAAGTATTGGTGGTCAGCCCAGGTTCAGGACACCGTACACAATTAAAAGGTCTTCGTAATTTTATTCGAGAGTACGAGCCAGTTTTGATTGGTGTCGATGCAGCAGCTGATACAATAGTGGAGTTGGGGTACAAACCCGATTTTATCGTTGGTGATCCTTCAATGATTGGATCCGATGCATTACGTAGTGGTGCCCAAGTAGTTCTTCCCGCGGATCCAGATGGTCATGCCTTGGGATTGGAACGAATCCAAGACCTAGGTGTTGGTGCAGTAACTTTTCCGTCCTCTGTTGATTCATCGACCAACTTAGCTCTTTTGCTAGCTGATTATCATGGCGCAGAGCTAGTGGTTAACGCTGGTTCTCCATTCGACTTGGATTTGATTTTCGCTGATTCAGAGACCGCATCACCTGCTACGTTGTTGACACGTTCCAAACTGGGGTCACGATTAGTAGACGCTACAGCTATCACAGATCTCTATACAGTTCGTTCTTCAACTGGTCTTGCTTGGTTATGGGCAATTTTAGGAATTTTGGTGGCAGCTGCGGTCATTATCGCTATTGCGGGTACATCAGGCGATGGTTCATTTAGTCAGAATCTAATTGACACATGGAATAACTTTGCTTTGACAGTGCAAAGTTGGTTTAAGTAA
- a CDS encoding copper transporter has translation MARKSGRAATTIAGLSFGLALGIGAGMYVLAPNVPGGPNQTTSTLERERDDALESAQIAKAQAKSADSIVSALGRGITTDLLKEKKVLVFRTSDSLDSDADALSEALKNAGAENAGTIKLGEKFFTQEGADGLKNIIATTLPAGAQLSTEKMDSGTHAGEALGSALLLNKDDGSEQANKEDRGIVLGALRESGYIDFDESSVKPAHAIVLLSGDSDGSKAAFSIKNQAAFATALKSKGSGLLVAGRIHTASDTGLLEAIRSSAQDKQSVSTIDSIDQNWAQIAAILALKEQLDGKSGAYGAAGNADATSPGIKNPE, from the coding sequence ATGGCTAGAAAATCTGGACGCGCTGCAACTACTATTGCAGGTCTTTCCTTCGGTCTTGCATTAGGCATCGGGGCTGGGATGTATGTGTTGGCTCCAAATGTTCCTGGTGGCCCAAATCAAACAACTTCGACCTTGGAACGTGAACGTGACGATGCACTTGAATCAGCCCAGATTGCAAAGGCACAAGCTAAAAGCGCTGATAGCATAGTTTCGGCCCTAGGTCGGGGAATTACTACTGATCTCCTGAAAGAAAAGAAAGTATTGGTGTTCCGCACCTCAGATTCGCTCGATAGCGATGCGGATGCCCTTTCTGAAGCGCTAAAGAATGCAGGAGCGGAAAATGCTGGAACCATTAAATTGGGGGAGAAATTTTTCACTCAAGAAGGCGCTGATGGATTAAAAAATATTATTGCTACGACGCTTCCAGCTGGTGCCCAACTTTCTACTGAGAAAATGGATTCTGGTACTCATGCCGGAGAAGCCTTGGGTAGTGCGCTCTTATTGAACAAAGACGATGGTTCTGAGCAGGCAAACAAGGAAGATCGCGGAATCGTACTAGGTGCACTGAGGGAAAGCGGCTATATCGATTTTGATGAGTCGAGCGTAAAACCGGCTCATGCGATCGTTCTTCTTTCTGGGGATTCTGACGGATCAAAAGCTGCATTTTCTATTAAAAATCAAGCCGCATTTGCCACCGCTCTGAAATCCAAAGGCTCTGGCCTGCTTGTTGCAGGTCGAATTCATACCGCAAGTGACACTGGTCTATTGGAAGCAATTCGGTCCTCGGCACAAGATAAACAATCTGTTTCTACCATCGATTCGATTGACCAGAATTGGGCACAAATTGCTGCAATCTTAGCGCTTAAGGAACAACTCGACGGCAAGTCTGGTGCGTATGGTGCAGCGGGGAACGCCGACGCTACATCTCCGGGAATTAAAAATCCTGAGTAG
- a CDS encoding NUDIX domain-containing protein, with amino-acid sequence MTPHSFVVTDSALLLDAPIIAVRRDKVLMPKGNESYREIVEHYGAVAIVARDESGRILLIKQYRHSVGRRMWELPAGLLDIPSESDLQAAQRELQEEAGLASHHWSCIIDLVTSPGFCDEAVRIFLADRVYAVPRPVASDEEAEITTQWVALDDAIEMVMRGKIVNSIAIAGIFAAREHIETGVSLPSTATEFELRPTSLAQRHQDSAVHRR; translated from the coding sequence ATGACTCCTCATTCGTTTGTCGTGACAGATAGTGCTTTGCTTTTGGATGCTCCAATTATTGCGGTGCGACGGGACAAGGTGCTTATGCCGAAAGGGAACGAAAGCTATCGAGAAATCGTCGAGCATTATGGCGCCGTTGCGATAGTAGCTCGCGATGAATCTGGGCGAATTCTACTCATAAAACAATATAGGCATAGCGTGGGCAGACGAATGTGGGAGCTTCCAGCTGGGCTGCTTGATATCCCATCTGAATCTGATTTGCAGGCTGCTCAGCGAGAATTACAAGAAGAAGCAGGACTCGCATCGCATCATTGGTCTTGCATAATTGATTTAGTTACTAGTCCTGGTTTTTGCGATGAAGCAGTTCGAATCTTTTTGGCTGATCGAGTCTATGCAGTGCCTCGACCTGTGGCTTCGGATGAAGAAGCTGAAATTACTACGCAATGGGTTGCGCTCGACGATGCTATTGAAATGGTCATGCGGGGAAAAATCGTGAATTCCATCGCGATCGCAGGTATTTTTGCCGCACGAGAGCATATTGAGACTGGAGTGTCTTTACCGAGTACAGCTACCGAATTTGAACTTAGACCTACTTCCTTGGCGCAACGGCATCAAGATTCAGCAGTACATCGTCGATAA
- the xerD gene encoding site-specific tyrosine recombinase XerD — translation MVSISNIARQWLTHLAVEKGVSDNTLSNYRRDLERYTRWLQVQGIANIENISAQDIERYVQELRKGDSDTGKKPLAASSAARALIVARGLHRFALLENLVEKDVSADVSPPAMGRHLPDTLSAEEAKRLIEAIPIDEAASPEDLRDCALLEFLYATGARISEAVALVVDDVAAIVENEGIVRITGKGKKQRIVPVGDQCLLALERYVVRGRPAMSKGKTHALFLNKRGGQLSRQSAWQILKSSAQRAGIGKDISPHTLRHSFATHLLEGGADVRVVQELLGHSSVTTTQIYTHVTADNLRLVWSRSHPRAH, via the coding sequence ATGGTTTCAATCAGTAATATTGCCCGTCAATGGCTAACTCACTTAGCAGTGGAAAAAGGGGTTAGCGATAACACGTTGTCTAATTACCGTCGTGATCTCGAACGGTATACACGGTGGCTGCAAGTACAAGGAATTGCAAATATTGAGAATATCTCTGCACAAGATATTGAGAGGTATGTTCAAGAATTGCGGAAGGGGGATAGTGATACCGGAAAGAAACCTCTAGCTGCCTCGTCTGCGGCCCGTGCTTTGATCGTGGCTCGTGGTCTACATCGGTTTGCTTTGTTAGAAAACTTGGTGGAGAAGGATGTATCGGCTGATGTTTCTCCACCGGCAATGGGACGTCATCTGCCTGATACTCTCTCAGCCGAAGAAGCGAAACGTCTTATAGAGGCCATACCCATAGATGAAGCAGCTTCGCCTGAAGATCTTAGGGATTGTGCTCTACTGGAGTTTCTCTATGCCACTGGAGCTCGTATATCGGAGGCGGTAGCTCTTGTGGTGGACGATGTGGCTGCAATCGTCGAAAACGAAGGCATAGTTCGAATAACTGGAAAGGGCAAAAAACAGCGTATTGTGCCTGTTGGTGACCAGTGCTTGTTAGCGCTTGAGCGATATGTCGTGAGAGGCAGGCCAGCAATGTCAAAAGGGAAAACGCATGCACTTTTCCTCAATAAACGTGGAGGACAATTATCCAGACAAAGCGCTTGGCAAATTCTCAAAAGCTCAGCTCAACGTGCAGGAATCGGAAAAGATATTTCTCCACATACTTTGCGTCATAGTTTTGCTACTCATCTTTTGGAGGGCGGGGCTGATGTTCGGGTAGTGCAAGAATTGTTAGGGCATTCGTCAGTAACAACTACACAGATATACACCCATGTAACTGCAGATAATCTACGTTTGGTCTGGTCACGTTCGCATCCGCGAGCTCACTGA
- a CDS encoding ParA family protein: MGESGLFDTPDQKVGLTGRPLREFPEPEPLHKHGPAKIISMCNQKGGVGKTTSTINLGACLAEAGRKVLLVDLDPQGALSAGLNIPHEELEITVYNLLVDRHTSIHQAIHHTSVDGLDLVPANIDLSAAEIQLVNEVGREQTLARALRPVMRDYDFIILDCQPSLGLLTVNALTCSHGVIIPMECEYFSLRGLALLTDTVEKVRDRLNFDLEIVGILVTMFDRRTTHAREVMSRVIEVFEDRVFDTVITRTVRFPETSVAGEPITTWAPSSQGAQQYRQLAREVIERTA; this comes from the coding sequence ATGGGCGAATCGGGATTGTTTGATACACCCGATCAAAAGGTCGGCCTCACAGGGCGTCCATTGCGGGAATTCCCTGAACCTGAACCACTGCATAAACATGGTCCTGCGAAGATTATTTCGATGTGTAACCAAAAAGGTGGGGTCGGAAAGACTACCTCGACGATTAACCTTGGAGCTTGCTTGGCGGAAGCGGGGAGGAAAGTCCTTCTCGTTGACCTTGATCCACAAGGTGCGTTGTCGGCCGGTTTGAATATTCCCCACGAAGAACTCGAAATCACGGTTTACAATCTCTTGGTTGATCGGCATACATCGATTCACCAAGCAATCCATCACACTTCGGTTGATGGGTTGGATTTGGTGCCTGCGAACATTGATCTTTCGGCGGCTGAGATCCAGCTTGTCAACGAGGTTGGACGTGAGCAAACTCTAGCACGGGCGCTGCGGCCTGTGATGCGGGATTATGACTTTATTATTCTAGATTGTCAGCCATCCTTGGGTCTTCTTACTGTTAATGCGTTGACTTGTTCTCATGGTGTCATTATCCCTATGGAATGTGAGTATTTCTCGTTGCGCGGATTGGCATTGTTGACAGATACTGTTGAAAAGGTTCGTGATCGACTTAATTTTGATCTTGAGATCGTTGGAATCTTGGTGACGATGTTCGATCGGCGGACAACCCATGCTCGGGAGGTTATGTCTCGAGTTATTGAAGTGTTTGAAGATAGAGTTTTTGATACCGTGATCACTCGGACAGTTCGTTTTCCAGAAACTTCTGTTGCCGGTGAACCTATTACTACGTGGGCTCCGAGTTCTCAAGGTGCTCAGCAGTATCGGCAGCTTGCACGCGAAGTGATCGAGCGCACTGCCTAG
- a CDS encoding segregation and condensation protein A — protein MARTSVPDNQPEITGFRIVLNNFEGPFDLLLQLISAKKLDVTDVALHKVTDDFVTYTRALGEFAELDEVTEFLVVAATLLDLKAARLLPRGEVDDLSDLELLESRDLLFARLLQYKAYKQVADQFARWQLAAQRRYPRAVGMEEQFSSLLPPVKISHTPKSFAELAASVFRPKPPETVGTSHVHGVEVSVPEQAGKVLDLLVECGEGVWMDFPDLITGCRVSLEVVGRFLALLELYKARAISLEQEESLGVLRVSWTGIHVDPEIVAASNWA, from the coding sequence ATGGCGAGAACTTCTGTTCCGGATAACCAACCTGAGATAACGGGTTTTCGTATCGTCCTGAATAATTTTGAAGGACCGTTTGACCTCTTACTTCAGCTGATTAGTGCGAAAAAGCTGGACGTAACTGATGTAGCTTTGCATAAAGTTACAGATGATTTTGTAACGTATACGCGTGCACTAGGGGAATTTGCTGAGCTGGATGAAGTTACCGAGTTTCTTGTTGTAGCAGCTACGTTATTGGACCTTAAAGCTGCTCGATTGCTTCCACGGGGTGAAGTGGATGATCTGTCTGATCTTGAGCTTTTAGAGTCGCGCGATCTTTTGTTTGCTAGGTTGCTCCAGTACAAAGCATATAAACAGGTTGCAGATCAATTTGCTCGCTGGCAATTGGCGGCGCAGCGACGTTATCCGCGTGCCGTAGGAATGGAAGAACAATTTTCTTCTTTACTTCCCCCAGTTAAAATTAGTCATACTCCTAAGTCCTTTGCTGAATTGGCTGCAAGTGTTTTTAGGCCCAAACCTCCGGAAACGGTTGGTACAAGTCATGTGCATGGTGTAGAAGTTTCTGTTCCAGAACAAGCTGGCAAGGTTTTGGATCTACTTGTCGAGTGCGGTGAGGGAGTCTGGATGGATTTTCCGGATCTGATTACTGGTTGCAGAGTTTCATTAGAAGTTGTTGGACGTTTTCTAGCTCTGCTCGAGTTGTATAAAGCCCGAGCGATTTCTTTAGAACAAGAGGAATCATTAGGTGTTTTGCGGGTGTCATGGACGGGAATTCATGTGGATCCCGAAATAGTCGCAGCAAGTAACTGGGCATAG
- the bioD gene encoding ATP-dependent dethiobiotin synthetase BioD, with product MGIVVVSGLASGVGKTTATAAIVKILQAKGRNVVPAKIARLQNQGASPDIGTIEKLTGIRGEDFSQLDDPLAQVRHLSKNGKTVVVEGSGGLSVALIGKKTIADIAAELDAPLVVVSGMNRGAVELAVNAVGFARACGANVAGLLGGKLPAGADLRTRLTLVEASRASGVPFIGSLNDGVGSLGCEPFAEALSTIFIPDEW from the coding sequence GTGGGTATTGTCGTTGTATCTGGATTAGCATCGGGAGTAGGTAAGACGACGGCAACTGCAGCAATTGTGAAAATCTTGCAAGCAAAAGGTAGAAATGTCGTACCAGCTAAGATTGCTCGATTGCAAAACCAGGGTGCTTCTCCAGATATTGGCACAATTGAAAAACTAACTGGTATCCGAGGAGAAGACTTTTCGCAGTTGGATGATCCATTGGCCCAAGTGCGTCATCTTTCTAAAAACGGAAAAACTGTTGTGGTTGAGGGGTCCGGTGGATTGAGTGTTGCCTTAATAGGAAAGAAAACAATCGCGGATATTGCGGCTGAACTAGATGCTCCGTTAGTGGTCGTTTCGGGAATGAATCGCGGTGCTGTAGAACTTGCAGTAAATGCCGTTGGTTTTGCGCGAGCATGTGGCGCAAATGTTGCGGGGTTGTTGGGTGGAAAACTTCCGGCGGGTGCAGACTTACGTACTCGCTTAACTCTGGTGGAGGCGTCGCGTGCCTCTGGCGTACCATTCATTGGCAGTCTGAACGACGGCGTAGGCTCGCTCGGCTGCGAGCCTTTTGCAGAAGCATTGTCGACGATTTTTATTCCCGACGAGTGGTAA